In Helicobacter bilis, a genomic segment contains:
- a CDS encoding DNA-methyltransferase, with protein MESKTKYPLNTRLNIDGLELMGSLESCSVDLCFFDPQYRGVLDKMRYGNEGERQKGRSTLVQMSEEQIQSFICEIDRVLKPSCYLMLWIDKFHLCEGVKAWVEQTSLQVVDLITWDKLKMGMGYRTRRQSEYLLVLQKAPIKAKNTWRLHNIRDVWSEKIPNDELKIHPHSKPKGLQKALIESCTNKGDLVLDPASGSFSVFECARELGREFIGTNLSTLL; from the coding sequence ATGGAATCTAAAACAAAATATCCGCTGAATACTAGACTTAATATTGATGGCTTAGAGCTTATGGGGAGTTTAGAATCTTGCAGTGTTGATTTGTGTTTTTTTGATCCGCAGTATCGTGGGGTGCTTGATAAAATGCGTTATGGGAATGAAGGGGAGCGACAAAAGGGCAGAAGCACACTTGTGCAGATGAGTGAAGAACAGATTCAAAGCTTTATATGCGAGATTGATAGAGTGCTAAAGCCCAGCTGTTATTTGATGCTATGGATTGATAAGTTTCATCTATGCGAGGGGGTGAAAGCGTGGGTGGAGCAAACAAGTTTGCAGGTGGTAGATCTCATCACTTGGGATAAGCTCAAAATGGGTATGGGCTATCGCACAAGGCGACAGAGCGAATATCTGCTGGTTTTGCAAAAAGCACCGATAAAGGCAAAAAATACTTGGCGGCTTCATAATATCCGCGATGTGTGGAGTGAAAAGATTCCAAATGATGAGCTAAAAATCCATCCGCATTCAAAGCCCAAAGGATTGCAAAAAGCTTTAATAGAATCTTGCACGAACAAGGGCGATTTGGTGCTTGATCCAGCAAGTGGGAGCTTTAGCGTGTTTGAGTGTGCTAGGGAATTAGGGCGAGAGTTTATCGGCACAAATCTTAGCACATTGCTATAA
- a CDS encoding outer membrane beta-barrel protein, with the protein MKKHLLSVVVASCICVNMSFADSKGNGFFLGVDFGGSVGALTNTGLTISGNAGQGGVPAKETMQVNAGFGLNLRIGGQRYFDRENGMRYYLSIGGVFGAPSYAFGDLKVSGITMIGDINMDFLHDFTSTESQRVGIYVGMGAGYMTTLYPGGSALTIQNMDIPSFSGVTIGLNFGVRTLVARHHQFEFSTKSVVTHSKATENIIGFQVFLGANYSYLF; encoded by the coding sequence ATGAAAAAGCATCTATTGAGTGTTGTTGTTGCAAGTTGTATTTGTGTCAATATGTCATTTGCTGATAGTAAAGGGAATGGCTTTTTTCTTGGTGTTGATTTTGGTGGTTCTGTTGGAGCACTTACAAATACAGGATTAACAATTAGTGGTAACGCTGGGCAAGGCGGTGTCCCAGCTAAAGAGACAATGCAAGTTAATGCAGGTTTTGGTCTCAATCTGCGTATAGGTGGACAGAGATATTTTGATAGAGAAAATGGCATGAGATATTACCTTAGCATTGGTGGTGTTTTTGGTGCGCCAAGTTATGCTTTTGGTGATTTAAAAGTGTCTGGTATTACCATGATTGGTGATATAAATATGGATTTTTTACATGATTTCACTAGTACAGAATCTCAAAGAGTTGGTATATATGTTGGCATGGGGGCTGGATATATGACTACGCTGTATCCGGGCGGTAGCGCACTTACGATTCAAAACATGGATATTCCAAGTTTTAGTGGTGTTACTATAGGGCTAAACTTTGGAGTTAGAACACTTGTGGCAAGACATCATCAATTTGAGTTTTCAACAAAAAGTGTCGTTACACACTCAAAAGCGACAGAAAATATCATAGGATTTCAAGTATTTTTAGGTGCGAACTATTCT
- a CDS encoding EscU/YscU/HrcU family type III secretion system export apparatus switch protein has translation MRKKAAALAYEEYKDHAPRVVASGQGKIAEAIIAKAKEYQVPLFCNAELVDSLIKMEVNSNVPEALYQAVVDVFIWLQNTENTAHISKKSE, from the coding sequence ATGAGAAAAAAAGCTGCTGCTCTTGCCTATGAAGAGTATAAAGACCATGCCCCTCGCGTTGTTGCAAGTGGGCAGGGGAAAATCGCAGAAGCAATTATTGCCAAAGCAAAGGAGTATCAAGTGCCACTTTTTTGCAATGCTGAACTCGTTGATTCTCTTATAAAAATGGAAGTAAATAGCAATGTACCCGAAGCATTATATCAAGCTGTTGTAGATGTGTTTATATGGCTACAAAATACAGAAAATACCGCACATATCAGTAAAAAATCAGAGTAA